A region of Microbacterium suwonense DNA encodes the following proteins:
- a CDS encoding CsbD family protein encodes MGAMDDAKHNVEKMMGKAKEGIGDMTDNEKLEAEGKLDQAKAEAKKLGDDVKDAFEK; translated from the coding sequence ATGGGAGCCATGGACGACGCCAAGCACAACGTCGAGAAGATGATGGGCAAGGCCAAAGAGGGCATCGGCGACATGACCGACAACGAGAAGCTCGAGGCAGAGGGCAAGCTCGACCAGGCCAAGGCCGAGGCCAAGAAGCTCGGCGATGACGTCAAGGACGCCTTCGAGAAGTAG
- a CDS encoding FhaA domain-containing protein, whose protein sequence is MGLLDSFEKGLERAVNSAFAKTFRSGIQPVEIASALRREADTNAAVVSRERIITPSDYLVRLSSEDHERMLALGHALNDELFALLTAHARTQGYSFAGPLHISLEADPHVATGTVRVNSSAVESSVSWQGVIEIDGRQHTLASARTVIGRGGDADITIADAGSSRRHAEILWDGERAMLRDLGSTNGTKIDDQKIREAALAPGTSFTIGRTRLIFRVVPVSNPSAGTQREVRR, encoded by the coding sequence GTGGGACTACTTGACAGCTTTGAGAAGGGTCTGGAACGCGCTGTGAACAGCGCCTTCGCCAAGACCTTCCGCAGCGGCATCCAGCCCGTGGAGATCGCCTCGGCGCTGCGGCGGGAGGCCGACACGAACGCGGCAGTGGTCAGCCGCGAGCGCATCATCACGCCCAGCGACTACCTGGTGCGGCTCAGCTCCGAGGATCACGAGCGGATGCTGGCGCTCGGCCATGCCCTGAACGACGAACTGTTCGCGCTGCTGACCGCACACGCCCGCACCCAGGGCTACAGCTTCGCCGGTCCGCTGCACATCTCCCTCGAGGCCGACCCGCACGTGGCCACCGGTACGGTGCGCGTGAACTCCTCAGCCGTGGAGAGCAGCGTCTCGTGGCAGGGCGTCATCGAGATCGACGGCAGGCAGCACACCCTGGCCAGTGCCCGCACGGTGATCGGCCGCGGCGGCGACGCCGACATCACCATCGCGGATGCCGGGTCCAGCCGGCGCCACGCCGAGATCCTCTGGGACGGCGAGCGTGCCATGCTGCGCGACCTCGGCTCCACCAACGGCACCAAGATCGACGACCAGAAGATCCGCGAGGCGGCGCTCGCGCCCGGCACGTCCTTCACCATCGGGCGCACCCGGCTGATCTTCCGCGTCGTGCCCGTCTCGAATCCCTCGGCCGGAACCCAACGGGAGGTGCGTCGATGA
- a CDS encoding FHA domain-containing protein FhaB/FipA, with translation MSELVLLVLRIGFLVLLWFFVFAVVYSLRADLFGVRVRKMPAAEVPAPAPVHQAPRPSSPSAEVATRLVITSGPKVGLEVPLGGADSMSIGRSSESGLVIRDDYTSSHHARLSKRGDIWTLQDLGSTNGTFLNGQRLSDKPVQVQIGTPVKVGSTTFELRA, from the coding sequence ATGAGTGAGCTCGTGCTGCTCGTGCTGCGCATCGGCTTCCTGGTGCTGCTGTGGTTCTTCGTCTTCGCCGTGGTGTACTCGCTGCGCGCCGATCTGTTCGGCGTCCGCGTGCGCAAGATGCCCGCCGCCGAGGTGCCCGCACCGGCCCCGGTGCACCAGGCGCCGCGTCCCAGCAGCCCCTCGGCCGAGGTCGCCACCCGGCTGGTGATCACCTCGGGGCCGAAGGTGGGCCTGGAAGTGCCGCTCGGCGGTGCCGACTCGATGTCGATCGGGCGCTCCAGCGAATCCGGGCTCGTCATCCGCGACGACTACACCTCCAGCCATCACGCCCGGCTCTCCAAGCGGGGCGACATCTGGACCCTGCAGGACCTCGGCTCCACGAACGGCACGTTCCTGAACGGTCAGCGGCTGAGCGACAAGCCCGTGCAGGTGCAGATCGGCACGCCCGTCAAGGTGGGTTCCACGACGTTCGAGCTGCGAGCGTAA
- a CDS encoding PP2C family protein-serine/threonine phosphatase: MVFEGSSAAISHTGKVRSNNQDSGYSGANLFVVADGMGGHAGGDVASSLTIGRMEALDQAYASTDDAQATLQAAATTAAADLVRASKERPELAGLGTTLSAIVMVDDHAVIGHIGDSRIYLYRDDALTQITTDHTFVQRLVDSGRITLEEARYHPRRSVLMRVLSDMDIAPDLDMFVMPTRPGDRWLLCSDGLTGVVDDPHIEKAMRQGLAPGRTADILLKQALDGGAPDNVTMVLVDVGGAHPLSSGTPTVVGAASNPADLPMPAPRSSLTGWLHPVLQAANEPSHFEPDSDYFEEIIEEDRRRRTRRRIAWLAGLLVALLALVGAGFLAYNWTQTRYFVGADDDSVVIYRGVQQDLGPIKLSTEVKDTFILLADLPSYQRASVERTINARSLADAVAITERLRVSALPPVPVPIPTPEPTPQTTPTTPTPTAPTSTEVPTP; the protein is encoded by the coding sequence ATGGTCTTCGAGGGCTCGAGCGCCGCGATCTCCCACACCGGCAAGGTGCGCTCCAACAACCAGGACTCCGGATACTCCGGGGCGAACCTGTTCGTCGTCGCCGACGGCATGGGCGGTCACGCCGGCGGCGATGTCGCCTCGTCGCTCACGATCGGGCGGATGGAGGCGCTCGATCAGGCCTACGCGTCCACCGACGACGCGCAGGCCACCCTGCAGGCCGCAGCGACCACAGCGGCCGCCGATCTGGTGCGCGCCTCGAAGGAGCGTCCCGAGCTGGCGGGCCTGGGCACCACGCTCAGCGCGATCGTCATGGTCGACGATCATGCCGTGATCGGCCACATCGGCGACTCGCGCATCTATCTGTACCGCGACGACGCCCTCACCCAGATCACCACCGATCACACCTTCGTGCAGCGCCTGGTCGACTCCGGGCGCATCACGCTCGAAGAGGCGCGCTACCATCCGCGTCGCTCGGTGCTGATGCGCGTGCTCAGCGACATGGACATCGCGCCGGATCTGGACATGTTCGTCATGCCCACCCGCCCCGGTGACCGCTGGCTGCTGTGCTCGGACGGGCTCACCGGCGTGGTCGACGACCCGCACATCGAGAAGGCGATGCGCCAGGGCCTCGCCCCCGGCCGCACGGCCGACATCCTGCTCAAGCAGGCCCTCGACGGCGGCGCACCCGACAACGTCACGATGGTGCTCGTCGACGTGGGCGGCGCGCATCCGCTCTCCTCCGGCACCCCGACCGTCGTGGGCGCGGCATCCAACCCGGCCGACCTGCCGATGCCGGCGCCGCGCTCCTCGCTGACCGGATGGCTGCATCCGGTTCTTCAGGCGGCCAACGAGCCGAGCCATTTCGAGCCCGACTCCGACTACTTCGAGGAGATCATCGAAGAGGACCGGCGCCGGCGCACCCGCCGCCGCATCGCGTGGCTGGCGGGGCTCCTGGTGGCGCTGCTCGCATTGGTGGGAGCCGGCTTCCTCGCCTACAACTGGACCCAGACCCGCTACTTCGTCGGCGCGGACGACGACAGCGTGGTGATCTACCGCGGCGTGCAGCAGGATCTCGGCCCGATCAAGCTCTCCACCGAGGTGAAGGACACCTTCATCCTGCTGGCCGATCTGCCCTCGTACCAGCGTGCGTCGGTCGAGCGCACCATCAACGCCCGATCCCTCGCTGATGCCGTCGCCATCACCGAGCGCCTGCGGGTCAGCGCTCTCCCGCCCGTCCCGGTTCCCATTCCCACACCCGAGCCGACTCCGCAGACCACGCCGACGACTCCGACGCCGACGGCCCCGACATCGACGGAGGTGCCGACACCATGA
- a CDS encoding FtsW/RodA/SpoVE family cell cycle protein: MTDVTADTSVLKALKRIRMPQKQRNREFWLLLFAIAIAGGALTLVQLGALHAIDPMILVIGGGLAVLAFAVHVVLRVVASDADPFVLPIATALTGLGIAMIYRIDIAKQLSGWPAFSNKQLAWTAISLAGVIALVIALRNYRVLYRFTYLSGLAGIVLLVLPFIPGLKAKGATADVWVSIPGLISFQPGELAKICLAIFFAGYLVRTRESLSSVGRRFLGMTWPRMRELGPVLVVWLLSLLIIVTQRDLGTGVLIFGMFIAMLYVATGKTSWVLIGLVGVGAGAFLATRVLAYVQRRFTNWLDAFNPDIISANGGSYQLVEGIFGLAHGGLIGTGWGQGRPQITPLAASDYIIPSLGEELGIVGLFAILCLYMVFISRGLRIGLAGQDDFGKLLATGLSFTIALQVFIMVGGVTRVIPLTGLTTPFLAAGGSSLVANWLIVGLLLRISDGVRRQPRVVIG, from the coding sequence ATGACCGACGTCACCGCCGACACCAGCGTCCTGAAGGCGCTGAAGAGGATCCGGATGCCGCAGAAGCAGCGCAACCGGGAGTTCTGGCTGCTGCTGTTCGCCATCGCCATCGCCGGCGGCGCGCTCACCCTGGTGCAGCTGGGTGCGCTGCACGCCATCGACCCGATGATCCTCGTGATCGGCGGGGGACTGGCTGTGCTCGCCTTCGCCGTGCACGTGGTGCTGCGCGTGGTGGCATCGGATGCCGATCCCTTCGTGCTGCCGATCGCGACGGCGCTCACCGGGCTGGGCATCGCGATGATCTACCGCATCGACATCGCCAAGCAGCTCTCGGGCTGGCCGGCGTTCTCGAACAAGCAGCTGGCCTGGACGGCGATCTCGCTCGCCGGCGTCATCGCCCTGGTCATCGCGCTGCGCAACTATCGCGTGCTCTACCGCTTCACCTACCTCTCGGGCCTGGCCGGCATCGTGCTGCTCGTGCTGCCGTTCATCCCGGGCCTGAAGGCCAAGGGCGCCACGGCCGATGTCTGGGTGTCGATCCCCGGACTCATCTCCTTCCAGCCGGGCGAGCTGGCCAAGATCTGCCTGGCGATCTTCTTCGCCGGCTACCTGGTGCGCACCCGCGAGAGCCTGAGCTCGGTGGGCCGCAGGTTCCTCGGGATGACGTGGCCGCGCATGCGCGAGCTCGGCCCGGTGCTCGTGGTGTGGCTGCTATCGCTGCTGATCATCGTCACCCAGCGCGACCTCGGCACCGGCGTGCTGATCTTCGGCATGTTCATCGCCATGCTGTACGTCGCCACAGGCAAGACCAGCTGGGTACTGATCGGCCTCGTCGGCGTCGGTGCGGGCGCGTTCCTGGCCACCCGCGTGCTGGCGTACGTGCAGCGGCGGTTCACCAACTGGCTGGACGCGTTCAACCCCGACATCATCAGCGCGAACGGCGGCAGCTATCAGCTGGTCGAGGGGATCTTCGGGCTGGCGCACGGCGGGCTCATCGGCACCGGCTGGGGTCAGGGTCGCCCGCAGATCACGCCGCTGGCAGCCAGCGACTACATCATCCCAAGCCTGGGCGAAGAGCTCGGCATCGTCGGGCTGTTCGCCATCCTGTGCCTGTACATGGTGTTCATCAGCCGCGGCCTGCGCATCGGGCTCGCCGGCCAGGACGACTTCGGCAAGCTGCTCGCCACCGGCCTGTCGTTCACGATCGCGCTGCAGGTGTTCATCATGGTCGGCGGCGTCACCCGGGTGATCCCGCTGACCGGGCTGACCACGCCCTTCCTCGCCGCCGGCGGCTCGTCGCTGGTGGCCAACTGGCTCATCGTCGGGCTGCTGCTGCGCATCAGCGACGGCGTGCGCCGCCAGCCCAGAGTCGTGATCGGATGA
- a CDS encoding peptidoglycan D,D-transpeptidase FtsI family protein, protein MTKELRRLSFVVLAMFLSLFVATSWIQVVDADNLAQNPANTRTRLDSYQIQRGSILVDDSAIVTSVPAGDRYQYQRVYTDAEMWAPVTGYFNPALQSSTGIESALNAELSGTGSNAFFAEIERILTGQPQQGLSVELTLSAKAQRAAWDALQGLQGAVVAIEPSTGRILAMASTPGFDTNTLAAHNSAAVDAEHDRLVADPTKPLYNRAIAGNLNPPGSTFKLVVATAALESGDWTLESTLPNPATYTPPTGRPISNAWNGTCGEGETTTIAEALRRSCNIPMAELAVELGDKAIRETAEKYGFNSEFEIPLKVTPSSYPSGLDGPQTALTGFGQGRVTATPLQMAMVAAGIANDGAVMKPRMVDSVIADDLTVHQQFTDEAFDQVLTAAQAQALGSVMVQGVSSGAATGARIDGVDVAGKTGTAQNGDNPYSLWFTGFAPAENPQVAVAVVVEDGGGRGQSGSGNGIAAPIAKKVIEAVLGR, encoded by the coding sequence ATGACCAAAGAGCTGAGAAGGCTGAGTTTCGTGGTGCTGGCGATGTTCCTGTCGCTGTTCGTCGCGACCAGCTGGATCCAGGTGGTGGATGCCGACAACCTCGCACAGAACCCCGCGAACACGCGCACCCGCCTGGACAGCTACCAGATCCAGCGCGGGTCGATCCTCGTCGACGACTCGGCGATCGTCACCTCGGTGCCGGCCGGCGATCGCTATCAGTATCAGCGGGTGTACACGGATGCCGAGATGTGGGCGCCCGTGACCGGATACTTCAACCCGGCACTGCAGTCGTCGACCGGAATCGAGTCGGCGCTGAACGCCGAACTGTCCGGCACCGGGTCGAACGCCTTCTTCGCCGAGATCGAGCGCATCCTCACCGGCCAGCCACAGCAGGGGCTGAGCGTCGAGCTCACCCTCAGCGCCAAAGCACAGCGCGCCGCCTGGGACGCCCTGCAGGGTCTGCAGGGCGCCGTGGTCGCGATCGAGCCGTCCACCGGCCGCATCCTGGCGATGGCATCCACCCCCGGCTTCGACACGAACACGCTCGCCGCGCACAACTCCGCCGCTGTCGACGCCGAGCACGATCGACTCGTCGCCGACCCGACAAAGCCGCTGTACAACCGGGCGATCGCGGGAAATCTCAACCCTCCCGGCTCGACCTTCAAGCTCGTCGTCGCCACCGCCGCCCTGGAGTCCGGCGACTGGACACTCGAATCGACCCTGCCGAACCCGGCCACTTACACGCCCCCCACCGGCAGGCCGATCTCCAACGCGTGGAACGGCACCTGCGGCGAGGGCGAGACCACCACGATCGCCGAAGCGCTGCGCCGCAGCTGCAACATCCCCATGGCCGAGCTGGCCGTCGAGCTGGGCGACAAGGCGATCCGCGAGACGGCCGAGAAGTACGGGTTCAACAGCGAGTTCGAGATCCCGCTCAAGGTCACGCCATCCAGCTACCCGTCGGGCCTCGACGGCCCGCAGACCGCCCTGACCGGCTTCGGCCAGGGTCGGGTGACCGCCACGCCCCTGCAGATGGCGATGGTGGCCGCGGGGATCGCCAATGACGGAGCGGTCATGAAGCCGCGGATGGTGGATTCCGTGATCGCCGACGATCTCACCGTTCACCAGCAGTTCACCGATGAGGCGTTCGATCAGGTGCTGACCGCCGCCCAGGCGCAGGCGCTCGGATCGGTGATGGTGCAGGGGGTCAGTTCCGGAGCGGCGACGGGTGCAAGAATAGACGGCGTCGATGTTGCCGGAAAGACGGGGACCGCTCAGAACGGCGATAACCCGTACTCGCTGTGGTTCACAGGTTTCGCACCGGCGGAGAATCCGCAGGTCGCGGTGGCAGTCGTCGTCGAAGACGGCGGTGGAAGAGGTCAGTCGGGTTCCGGCAACGGCATAGCGGCTCCGATTGCGAAGAAAGTCATAGAGGCGGTGCTGGGCAGATGA
- a CDS encoding protein kinase domain-containing protein yields the protein MRPTQGVSFGGRYELQSRIAIGGMGEVWEATDHVIGRTVAIKILKDEYMGDPGFLERFRAEARHAALVNHEGIASVFDYGEENGSAFLVMELVPGEALSTILERDGALSADKTLDIVAQTASALQAAHAAGLVHRDIKPGNLLITPDGRVKITDFGIARIADQVPLTATGQVMGTVQYLSPEQASGHAASPATDVYSLGIVAYECLAGKRPFTGESQVAIAMAQINEQPPPLPATVPTPVQNLVMAMIAKKPADRPSSAATVSRAAQALRRGDLNSAAIAVPAIAGAGVADADDATRILTGMDDGAATRILPTTAQLPTEQSAAEEPVQKKKRSPWTWPLIALIALLVIALGGTLLSLFLNQDDNGPVEKTSSSAPPVTPDNTPTEDAPTPVDVNALGLEGMTCEEATAILTENGLEPDCQPGNPAETEAEQGKIYEVLDSGNQTPPATIRVKYYADQVAIEAPLTPPSIPGVVTEGQEATVNWNVYTCPSGTAPLNAYEVTLTNATFKADPTKTVMSFTPGDGSQVIIVDEGSAGKAVTATYRAFCGDRPSDMSGSGTSTTIQPAEADPEGDDDASPPADQSGNDG from the coding sequence ATGAGGCCGACGCAGGGTGTGTCGTTCGGAGGACGCTACGAGCTGCAGTCGCGGATCGCGATCGGCGGCATGGGCGAGGTGTGGGAGGCGACGGATCACGTCATCGGACGCACGGTCGCCATCAAGATCCTCAAAGACGAGTACATGGGGGATCCGGGCTTCCTGGAGCGTTTCCGCGCCGAGGCGCGCCACGCGGCCCTGGTCAATCACGAGGGCATCGCCAGCGTTTTCGACTACGGCGAGGAGAACGGCTCCGCGTTCCTCGTGATGGAGCTCGTGCCCGGTGAGGCGCTGTCGACGATCCTCGAGCGCGACGGTGCGCTGAGTGCCGACAAGACCCTCGACATCGTCGCGCAGACCGCATCCGCGCTGCAGGCCGCGCACGCCGCGGGCCTGGTGCACCGCGACATCAAGCCGGGCAATCTGCTGATCACACCCGACGGGCGCGTGAAGATCACCGACTTCGGCATCGCCCGCATCGCCGACCAGGTGCCGCTGACCGCGACCGGTCAGGTGATGGGCACAGTGCAGTACCTCTCGCCGGAGCAGGCCTCAGGTCATGCGGCATCGCCCGCGACAGACGTGTACTCGCTGGGCATCGTCGCGTACGAATGCCTGGCCGGCAAGCGCCCGTTCACGGGCGAATCGCAGGTGGCCATCGCGATGGCGCAGATCAACGAGCAGCCTCCGCCGCTGCCGGCGACGGTGCCGACTCCGGTGCAGAACCTGGTCATGGCGATGATCGCCAAAAAGCCCGCCGACCGCCCCTCGTCGGCGGCGACGGTGTCGCGCGCCGCACAGGCACTGCGACGAGGCGACCTGAACTCGGCGGCGATCGCCGTGCCCGCCATCGCGGGAGCCGGTGTGGCGGATGCCGATGACGCCACCCGCATCCTCACCGGGATGGACGACGGCGCCGCCACGCGCATCCTGCCGACCACCGCGCAGCTGCCCACCGAGCAGTCCGCCGCCGAGGAGCCGGTGCAGAAGAAGAAGCGCAGCCCGTGGACGTGGCCGCTGATCGCACTGATCGCACTGCTGGTGATCGCCCTCGGCGGCACCCTGCTGAGCCTGTTCCTCAACCAGGACGACAACGGCCCGGTAGAGAAGACATCGAGTTCGGCGCCGCCGGTCACCCCGGACAACACCCCGACCGAGGACGCACCCACGCCGGTCGACGTGAACGCGCTCGGCCTGGAGGGGATGACCTGCGAAGAGGCGACCGCCATCCTCACCGAGAACGGCCTGGAGCCCGACTGCCAGCCGGGGAACCCGGCGGAGACCGAGGCGGAGCAGGGCAAGATCTACGAGGTGCTCGACAGCGGCAACCAGACGCCGCCGGCGACCATCCGGGTCAAGTACTACGCCGACCAGGTCGCGATCGAGGCCCCGTTGACTCCGCCCAGCATCCCCGGCGTCGTGACCGAGGGCCAGGAGGCCACCGTCAACTGGAACGTCTATACCTGCCCGTCGGGAACCGCTCCGCTCAACGCCTACGAGGTGACGCTGACGAACGCGACGTTCAAGGCGGATCCGACCAAGACCGTGATGAGCTTCACACCGGGCGACGGTTCCCAGGTGATCATCGTCGATGAGGGCTCGGCGGGCAAGGCCGTGACCGCGACCTATCGGGCCTTCTGCGGTGACCGTCCGTCCGACATGTCCGGATCGGGCACCTCGACGACGATCCAGCCTGCGGAAGCCGATCCCGAAGGCGACGATGATGCTTCCCCTCCCGCCGATCAGTCAGGAAACGACGGGTAG
- the pknB gene encoding Stk1 family PASTA domain-containing Ser/Thr kinase yields the protein MARVHRGYDLTLGREVAIKILDPELARDTAFRTRFRLEAQAASRMSHPSIVRVFDAGDPAAGSGQAGAQGDEPYIVMELVQGTLLKDIIAAGPLSVEDAVRYTDGILEALDYSHRAGVVHRDIKPGNVMITETGSVKVMDFGIARAVSDSSSTVAETTQIIGTAAYFSPEQAKGESVDSRTDLYSAGVVLYEMLTARQPFRGDSPVAVAYQHVSETPTPPSEVNEELPRSLDAIVLRALAKDPYQRFPDAGSFRAALQEATSGAAPTKKQIGALTSELYGPNPRQAQETARSLRQLSTDTTMTRTQSGPPVAWIWAGVALLAVLLISVLFWVVSLSMRPPTVPTTTVTVPNLVGLTLDQAKSKLKEVELPADVRHESNAEIEEDHVIRSLPNTGAKVSKGESIIVYVSIGADTIKMPVIEGLSQDAAKKVLKDAGLELGTIEQTNDPRAAAGTVLHSSQEAGEQVTPGTTVNLVVANGKVTIKDMTGFTVNAATKELEALALTAAPNELGPCAEGQAPNTVLSMSVSPGEVPILSTVGLSYCVAGE from the coding sequence ATGGCCCGGGTGCACCGCGGCTACGATCTGACTCTCGGCCGCGAAGTCGCGATCAAGATCCTCGACCCCGAACTGGCGCGTGACACCGCGTTCCGCACCCGCTTCCGGCTGGAGGCGCAGGCGGCTTCGCGCATGTCGCATCCGTCGATCGTGCGCGTCTTCGACGCAGGGGATCCCGCGGCGGGCTCCGGACAGGCGGGCGCCCAGGGCGATGAGCCGTACATCGTCATGGAGCTCGTGCAGGGCACGCTGCTGAAGGACATCATCGCTGCCGGCCCGCTGTCGGTCGAGGACGCAGTGCGCTACACAGACGGCATCCTCGAGGCACTGGACTACTCGCACCGCGCGGGTGTGGTGCACCGCGACATCAAACCGGGCAACGTGATGATCACCGAGACCGGCTCGGTCAAGGTGATGGACTTCGGCATCGCCCGCGCCGTCTCGGACTCGTCGTCGACGGTCGCCGAGACGACGCAGATCATCGGCACCGCCGCCTACTTCTCACCGGAGCAGGCCAAGGGCGAGTCGGTCGACTCGCGCACCGACCTGTACTCCGCCGGTGTCGTGCTGTACGAGATGCTCACCGCCCGTCAGCCGTTCCGCGGTGACTCGCCGGTCGCGGTCGCCTATCAGCACGTCAGCGAGACGCCGACGCCGCCGTCGGAGGTGAACGAAGAGCTGCCGCGATCGCTGGATGCCATCGTGCTGCGCGCTCTCGCCAAGGATCCGTACCAGCGCTTTCCGGACGCAGGGTCCTTCCGGGCGGCGCTGCAGGAGGCCACCTCGGGTGCGGCGCCCACGAAGAAGCAGATCGGTGCGCTCACCAGCGAGCTGTACGGCCCGAATCCCCGTCAGGCGCAGGAGACGGCCCGCTCGCTGCGCCAGCTGAGCACCGACACCACCATGACGCGCACCCAGTCGGGTCCTCCGGTCGCCTGGATCTGGGCGGGGGTAGCGCTGCTGGCCGTCCTGCTGATCTCGGTGCTGTTCTGGGTGGTCAGCCTGTCGATGCGGCCGCCCACGGTGCCGACCACGACGGTGACGGTGCCGAATCTCGTCGGATTGACGCTGGATCAGGCCAAGAGCAAGCTGAAAGAGGTCGAGCTCCCCGCCGACGTGCGCCACGAGTCCAATGCGGAGATCGAGGAGGATCATGTGATCCGCTCGCTGCCCAATACCGGCGCAAAGGTGTCGAAGGGCGAGTCGATCATCGTCTACGTGTCGATCGGCGCCGACACGATCAAGATGCCGGTGATCGAGGGCCTCTCGCAGGATGCCGCGAAGAAGGTGCTCAAGGACGCCGGGCTCGAGCTCGGCACGATCGAGCAGACCAACGATCCGCGCGCCGCCGCCGGCACCGTGCTGCACTCCAGCCAGGAGGCCGGCGAGCAGGTCACCCCGGGGACGACGGTGAACCTGGTGGTCGCCAACGGCAAGGTCACCATCAAGGACATGACCGGCTTCACGGTCAACGCAGCGACGAAAGAGCTCGAGGCGCTGGCGCTGACCGCAGCCCCCAACGAGCTGGGGCCGTGCGCCGAAGGGCAGGCCCCGAACACCGTGCTCTCGATGAGCGTCTCGCCCGGTGAGGTGCCGATCCTCTCGACCGTGGGGCTGAGCTACTGCGTGGCGGGGGAGTGA
- a CDS encoding anthranilate synthase component II, which yields MSVRVLVVDNHDSFVHTLIGYLVELGAEVTMVEADAGIASLRRMLDTHDGVMISPGPGTPADAGASLEVVRLAAERRMPLIGVCLGHQAIGEAFGGTVARAPELMHGMVSQVSHDGSALFDGIRSPFSAGRYHSLALVEAHLPAELTVTARAEQGTIMAIAHESLPIVGVQFHPESVLTESGHRLLGNWLAGVGSVHSPATQ from the coding sequence ATGAGCGTGCGCGTGCTGGTTGTGGACAACCACGACAGCTTCGTGCACACGCTGATCGGCTATCTGGTCGAGCTCGGTGCCGAGGTGACGATGGTCGAGGCGGATGCCGGGATCGCGTCGCTGCGTCGGATGCTGGACACGCATGATGGCGTCATGATCTCCCCCGGCCCCGGCACGCCCGCCGATGCCGGGGCATCACTCGAGGTGGTGCGCCTGGCGGCGGAGAGACGGATGCCGCTGATCGGCGTCTGCTTGGGACACCAGGCCATCGGCGAGGCGTTCGGCGGCACGGTGGCCAGGGCGCCCGAGCTGATGCACGGCATGGTGTCGCAGGTCAGCCACGACGGGTCGGCACTGTTCGACGGCATCCGCTCGCCGTTCTCGGCCGGACGGTACCACTCACTTGCCCTCGTCGAGGCGCACCTGCCGGCCGAGCTGACGGTCACGGCTCGCGCCGAGCAGGGCACGATCATGGCCATCGCCCATGAGAGCCTGCCGATCGTCGGCGTGCAGTTCCATCCCGAGAGCGTGCTCACCGAGAGCGGCCATCGCCTGCTCGGCAACTGGCTGGCGGGCGTGGGATCAGTTCACTCCCCCGCCACGCAGTAG
- a CDS encoding class E sortase — MHALASSRRPRRRPRATVASVLGELLLTAGVLVLLFVVWQMWVGDIIIDAQKNAEGAEVVQQWAQAPVPEPPPLVEEPDGTTYYEPPILPHPADAEKFAVMRIPRFGDDYIKDIAGGTTRARTLDHIGIGLYTQSKMPGEVGNFALAAHRTTWGKPFNKIDKLRLNDAIVIETPDGWYTYRFRTLEYVKPTRVDVLLDVPQMPELQTGERYITMTACSPLYSLAERIVAYGVFEGFQPRSEGPPASLAHVDVAPPSL; from the coding sequence ATGCATGCTCTCGCGTCGTCCCGGCGTCCGCGTCGTCGACCCAGGGCGACCGTCGCCAGCGTGCTCGGCGAGCTGCTGCTCACCGCCGGTGTGCTGGTGCTGCTGTTCGTGGTCTGGCAGATGTGGGTCGGCGACATCATCATCGACGCGCAGAAGAACGCCGAAGGCGCCGAGGTCGTGCAGCAGTGGGCCCAGGCCCCGGTGCCCGAGCCGCCGCCTCTGGTCGAGGAGCCCGACGGCACCACCTACTACGAGCCGCCGATCCTGCCGCATCCGGCGGATGCCGAGAAGTTCGCCGTCATGCGCATCCCGCGCTTCGGTGACGACTACATCAAGGACATCGCCGGAGGCACCACGCGCGCACGCACCCTCGACCACATCGGCATCGGCCTGTACACGCAGTCGAAGATGCCCGGTGAGGTCGGCAACTTCGCACTCGCCGCGCATCGCACCACCTGGGGCAAGCCGTTCAACAAGATCGACAAGCTGAGGCTGAACGATGCGATCGTCATCGAGACGCCCGACGGCTGGTACACCTACCGGTTCCGCACCCTGGAGTACGTCAAGCCCACCCGGGTCGACGTGCTGCTGGATGTGCCGCAGATGCCCGAGCTGCAGACCGGCGAGCGGTACATCACCATGACCGCGTGCTCCCCGTTGTACTCGCTCGCCGAGCGCATCGTCGCCTACGGTGTCTTCGAGGGCTTCCAGCCGCGGTCCGAAGGGCCACCGGCGTCCCTCGCCCACGTCGACGTCGCCCCGCCATCACTCTGA